From a single Sphingosinicellaceae bacterium genomic region:
- a CDS encoding sigma-70 family RNA polymerase sigma factor produces the protein MSASGHGSAGDQDSGLGAVFMANRAGLGRFLRARGGGEDTDDLLQELWLKASRGTTGPIASPLSYLYRMANNLMLDRRRTTVRDMRRDLQWGDAVDLGEVSAAPSADRVLGARQRLEIADRALDALGERTATIFRRFRIDEVGQREIAAEQGISLSAVEKHLQRAYRAMAEAQRALDAEPPIPHRPDQHGVRSGTA, from the coding sequence ATGAGTGCGAGCGGCCACGGCAGCGCGGGCGATCAGGACAGCGGCCTCGGGGCGGTGTTCATGGCCAACCGCGCCGGTCTCGGCCGCTTCCTGCGCGCCCGCGGCGGTGGCGAGGACACCGACGACCTGCTCCAGGAATTGTGGCTGAAGGCGTCGCGCGGGACGACCGGACCGATCGCGTCGCCGCTGTCGTATCTGTATCGCATGGCCAATAACCTGATGCTCGACCGGCGCCGGACCACGGTTCGCGACATGCGCCGCGACCTGCAATGGGGCGATGCGGTCGACCTCGGCGAGGTCTCGGCGGCACCGTCCGCGGACCGCGTCCTCGGCGCGCGCCAGCGGCTCGAGATCGCCGACCGCGCCCTCGATGCGCTGGGCGAGCGCACCGCGACGATCTTTCGCCGCTTCCGCATCGACGAGGTCGGGCAGCGCGAAATCGCCGCCGAGCAGGGCATCAGCCTGAGCGCCGTCGAGAAGCACCTGCAGCGCGCCTACCGCGCCATGGCCGAGGCGCAGCGCGCGCTCGATGCGGAACCGCCCATACCGCACCGTCCTGATCAGCATGGGGTGCGTAGTGGAACGGCTTGA
- a CDS encoding FecR domain-containing protein → MERLEDMEEAATRWVIALRDPGFTDWEAFTGWLEADPRHNAAYEILAAADADAAATLTAAPAVVAPVVVPIGRPVLRRPPLSARRTWLGWSIAASLAVVAGVLGVQRFTPATPLTVIATAAGEHRSLFLPDGTRVDLNGGTRLAFDTATPREIRFDAGEALFSVRHDAAKPFTVTTANGVVQDVGTVFNLARTGDRTEIAVAEGSVMYNPAAEKLLVAAGSTLAVGSRAEYGHVDAKSVGSWRRGRLVYHGATVARIAADLSRNIGEPVTPSPEVARQSFSGVILLDRDRAQMFARLGGLLDVDATHGAAGWSLTARRVSN, encoded by the coding sequence GTGGAACGGCTTGAGGACATGGAGGAGGCGGCTACTCGCTGGGTGATCGCGCTGCGTGACCCCGGGTTCACGGACTGGGAGGCCTTCACCGGCTGGCTCGAGGCCGACCCGCGCCACAACGCCGCCTACGAGATCCTCGCTGCCGCGGATGCCGATGCGGCCGCCACGCTGACGGCAGCTCCTGCGGTGGTAGCTCCCGTGGTCGTGCCAATCGGGCGCCCCGTTCTCCGTAGACCTCCGCTCAGCGCGCGCCGGACGTGGCTCGGCTGGTCGATCGCCGCGTCGCTTGCGGTCGTTGCCGGTGTCCTGGGCGTCCAGCGCTTCACTCCCGCGACCCCGCTGACGGTGATCGCCACCGCGGCGGGCGAGCACCGCAGCCTGTTCCTGCCGGACGGCACCCGGGTCGACTTGAACGGCGGCACCAGGCTTGCCTTCGACACCGCGACGCCGCGCGAAATCCGCTTCGATGCCGGAGAGGCGTTGTTCAGCGTCCGCCACGACGCGGCGAAACCGTTCACCGTGACCACCGCCAACGGCGTCGTCCAGGACGTCGGCACGGTGTTCAACCTGGCGCGCACTGGCGACCGCACCGAGATCGCGGTCGCGGAAGGCAGCGTGATGTACAACCCGGCTGCCGAGAAATTGCTCGTTGCCGCCGGCAGTACGCTCGCGGTCGGCAGCCGCGCCGAATACGGCCACGTCGACGCCAAGAGCGTCGGTAGCTGGCGGCGCGGGCGTCTGGTCTATCACGGCGCGACCGTCGCCAGGATCGCGGCTGACCTGTCGCGCAACATCGGGGAGCCGGTGACGCCGTCGCCCGAGGTCGCCCGCCAGTCGTTCAGCGGGGTTATCCTGCTCGACCGCGACCGCGCGCAGATGTTCGCCCGGCTCGGCGGCCTGCTCGACGTCGACGCGACCCACGGGGCGGCGGGCTGGTCCCTGACCGCACGCCGTGTTTCCAACTAG